In Chitinophaga nivalis, a single genomic region encodes these proteins:
- a CDS encoding heavy-metal-associated domain-containing protein, with protein MKKIFSFFIAALSLFSVSRVLAQTPQTDSFKVAGNCNMCKKRIEKAATAIPGVKQAVWDVNTKMMTVTYDAAKTAPAAVQKQVAAAGHDTEKAKAADAVYSQLPGCCRYDRNGGDTPAAHPHH; from the coding sequence ATGAAAAAAATATTTTCTTTTTTTATCGCTGCCCTTTCTCTCTTCAGTGTATCCCGTGTATTGGCTCAAACGCCGCAGACAGATAGCTTCAAAGTTGCAGGCAACTGTAATATGTGTAAAAAACGGATCGAGAAAGCTGCAACAGCCATACCAGGCGTGAAACAAGCCGTATGGGATGTAAATACTAAAATGATGACGGTTACCTATGATGCTGCAAAAACAGCACCGGCTGCCGTACAGAAACAAGTGGCTGCTGCGGGGCACGATACCGAAAAAGCCAAAGCAGCGGATGCTGTATACAGCCAGTTACCCGGTTGCTGCCGGTATGACCGCAATGGTGGCGACACACCTGCTGCGCACCCACACCACTAA